One segment of Acidobacteriota bacterium DNA contains the following:
- a CDS encoding zinc metalloprotease — MKQFACLFCAALLALAGSFLVVDQAEAGPISAHAVDQGGQDVHFLNEKGEIVRGKRCAAPNPSAGEMADYRKNIEAWIAENGITGTEAIGNIPVAFHVVYQSRRGTTEGNIPQQWIDDQIDVLNAAFAGTGFGFSLSSVDRTNNRRWFNKCDNFNAESQMKSSLAISPATTLNIYTCKPGGGILGYAYLPNQLPENDPLHGVVLLYSSLPGGSAAPYNLGDTGTHEVGHYLGLYHTFQNGCSAPGDYIADTPYEASPAFGCPVGRDTCASAGLDPIYNFMDYTDDACMNTFTSDQAAAMQAAVATYKPSL; from the coding sequence ATGAAGCAGTTTGCCTGTCTCTTCTGTGCCGCCCTGCTGGCTCTTGCCGGTAGCTTCCTCGTCGTCGACCAGGCCGAAGCCGGCCCCATCAGCGCCCACGCTGTCGATCAGGGCGGCCAGGATGTCCATTTCTTGAACGAAAAGGGCGAGATCGTCCGCGGTAAGCGTTGTGCCGCTCCCAACCCCTCCGCCGGCGAGATGGCCGACTACCGCAAGAACATCGAGGCCTGGATCGCCGAGAACGGCATCACCGGCACGGAAGCCATCGGCAACATCCCCGTCGCCTTCCACGTCGTCTACCAGTCCCGCCGCGGCACCACCGAGGGCAACATCCCGCAGCAGTGGATCGACGACCAGATCGACGTGCTCAACGCCGCCTTCGCCGGCACCGGCTTCGGCTTCTCCCTGTCCAGCGTCGACCGCACCAACAACCGCCGCTGGTTCAACAAGTGCGACAACTTCAACGCCGAGAGCCAGATGAAGAGCTCCCTGGCCATCAGCCCGGCGACCACCCTGAACATCTACACCTGCAAGCCCGGCGGCGGCATCCTCGGCTATGCCTATCTGCCCAACCAGCTGCCGGAGAACGATCCGCTGCACGGCGTCGTGCTGCTCTACTCCAGCCTGCCCGGTGGCTCCGCGGCGCCCTACAACCTGGGCGACACCGGCACCCACGAGGTCGGCCACTACCTGGGCCTCTACCACACCTTCCAGAACGGCTGCTCCGCCCCCGGCGACTACATCGCCGACACCCCCTACGAGGCCAGCCCCGCTTTCGGTTGCCCCGTGGGCCGGGACACCTGCGCCAGCGCCGGCCTGGACCCGATCTACAACTTCATGGACTACACCGACGACGCCTGCATGAACACCTTCACCTCGGACCAGGCGGCGGCCATGCAGGCTGCGGTGGCGACCTACAAGCCCAGCCTCTGA
- a CDS encoding phenylalanine 4-monooxygenase — MQQAVATNDLTTTRAPFIEQSKDRGDMFIRQPYELYSERNQEAWRRLYERMLPRWQQYANTHFLEGIEKLAIDPNQVPRLEDVNQFLAPLTGFVAKAVAGYIPAYLFFDSLRRREFPTTITIRDVDTLDYLPEPDIFHDISGHVPMHTDKDFAEALVAIGDVAQAAAEKYAGFKDREQAVRELDSVIKALARFFWFTVEFGLMRSQDGKGITVYGSGLLSSYGEIKHSVESPEVQRYPFQLEWVVNQYFEIHHYQPLLFVVDSFDHLYSEADRLRKWVLEGKVSNVSPGEPLVDPADLESFLNAV, encoded by the coding sequence ATGCAACAAGCCGTCGCGACCAACGATCTCACCACCACCCGGGCTCCCTTTATCGAACAGTCGAAGGACCGGGGCGACATGTTCATCCGCCAGCCCTACGAGCTCTACAGCGAGCGCAACCAGGAGGCCTGGCGCCGCCTCTACGAGCGCATGCTGCCGCGCTGGCAGCAATACGCCAACACTCACTTCCTGGAGGGCATCGAGAAGCTCGCCATCGATCCGAACCAGGTGCCGCGCCTGGAGGACGTGAACCAATTCCTGGCTCCCCTCACCGGCTTCGTCGCCAAGGCAGTGGCGGGCTACATCCCCGCCTACCTCTTCTTCGACTCCCTCCGCCGGCGGGAATTCCCCACCACCATCACCATCCGCGACGTCGACACCCTCGACTATCTCCCCGAGCCGGACATCTTCCACGACATTTCCGGTCACGTGCCCATGCACACCGACAAGGACTTCGCCGAGGCCCTGGTGGCCATCGGTGACGTAGCCCAGGCGGCAGCGGAGAAATACGCCGGCTTCAAGGATCGGGAGCAAGCGGTGCGCGAGCTGGACAGCGTCATCAAGGCGCTGGCGCGCTTCTTCTGGTTTACCGTCGAGTTCGGCCTGATGCGCAGCCAGGACGGCAAGGGCATCACCGTCTACGGCAGCGGCCTGCTGAGTTCCTACGGCGAGATCAAACACTCGGTGGAGTCACCGGAGGTGCAGCGCTACCCCTTCCAGCTGGAGTGGGTGGTGAACCAATACTTCGAGATCCACCACTACCAGCCTCTGCTCTTCGTCGTCGACAGCTTCGACCACCTCTACAGCGAGGCGGACCGGCTGCGCAAATGGGTCCTCGAGGGCAAGGTCTCCAACGTCAGCCCCGGCGAGCCACTGGTCGACCCCGCCGACCTGGAGTCCTTTCTCAACGCGGTCTGA
- a CDS encoding 4a-hydroxytetrahydrobiopterin dehydratase, translated as MALTKLTDTEIESRLQDLDGWTLDGGKLYRELRFDDFVGAFGFMARGALLAEKMNHHPEWFNVYNQVRIHLATHDVDGISEKDFQLAQAFNDLL; from the coding sequence ATGGCATTGACCAAGCTCACCGACACCGAGATCGAGAGCCGACTGCAGGATTTGGATGGCTGGACCCTGGACGGCGGCAAGCTGTACCGGGAGCTGCGCTTCGACGACTTCGTCGGCGCTTTCGGCTTCATGGCCCGCGGCGCGTTGCTGGCGGAGAAGATGAACCACCATCCCGAGTGGTTCAACGTCTACAACCAGGTGCGCATCCACCTCGCCACCCACGACGTGGATGGCATCAGCGAGAAGGACTTTCAGCTCGCCCAGGCCTTCAACGACCTGCTCTGA